The segment TGTACATCGCGAGATTATGATGAGCTGCGCTTTATTTGCGCCTGCGCAGACCGGTGGCTCTGACCTTTCTTGAAGTGAACATGCTCGGCAGGGCCAGCGCGGCGGTGTTCCTCCCACAATGGTAagaatttattttgttgaatgaaTAATTTTCTGGAAACATGCATTTAACGTTTTGCGTTTAAGTAGTGAAGTAAATTTGCTTTATTTGTTCAATTAAATGCGGATAAGGTGGAGCGAGGAGGTGCTGCACTTTAGGCCGCGGTGTGCTTAAGCTTATGACAGCGAGCGACTTGACTTGATTTCACATGTAGATTATATTGATTTAATCGCAATACGCTGCTAAACAAACATACTTAATCACATTATGGTTTTGAGTTTGAACTCTTCGTATGGAAGCCATTCTCTTGTCGTGCAGTAGCTTTGATAGCACTGTGGGTTTCCAGGGTATGCTTTGCTTTCAATGTAACTTCAGATGCTGTCACATTTACTGATGCATCATTACCCTGAGAGTTATCATAATGTAATTATTTGTGCATGAGATTAACCTCTATTAAACGTCTGTTAAAGTGGGCAGGTCAGGAACATGGCTACCTTGAAGGACAGTAAGTAAAATTTCCTCTTGCTTTATAAAAGGTTAGCTGATATTAATGTCTTTACGGATGTATGTTTTGTTATAGTTAACGTACACTATTGTATTAATTGTTTTGCAGTGACGTTATTATACATAACAGACAGCTGAATTAATTTTATGaccattgtgtgtgtttgtttttcccttCTCACCAGTCACCATTCGGTTGAAGTCCATCAAGAACATCCAGAAGATCACCAAATCCATGAAGATGGTGGCAGCAGCAAAGTATTCCAGAGCTGAGAAATCCCTGAAGCCCGCCCGGGTCTATGGCACCGGCGCTATGGGTATGCAGCAAGTTATCCTCAAAATGAAGTTTATAGTGCACATTTAGGTATCAAAACGGTATTAAAACGTCTAGTCATaatatgttcatgttttatttttttttcttcatatcttTGTTGTTTAGCACTTTACGAGAAGGCTGAGATCAAGGCTGCAGAAGACAAGAACAAGCACTTGATTATTGGTGTGTCGTCTGACCGTGGTCTCTGCGGTGCCATCCACAGCAGCGTGGCCAAAGTCATGAAGAATGAGATCGCCAAGCTCTCAGATGCCGGCAAAGAGGTCATGGTTGTCAATGTGGGTGACAAACTCCGAGGTCTGCTGTACAGGTATATAACTTTCTATGTCTTGTCTCTGTAATTCCCATTCAGTCAGTTCTTAAGTATGTAGATGCATCACTTTTTGCAGTGTTGTTTACTTCAATCTCTTCTTCTGCTTCTGTGAACCGTTAGGACCCATGGCAAACACATCCTGATCAACTGTAAAGAGGTGGGCCGCAAGCCTCCCACCTTTACTGATGCTTCTGTCATTGCCACAGAGCTGCTGGACTCTGGTTACGAGTTTGACC is part of the Carassius gibelio isolate Cgi1373 ecotype wild population from Czech Republic chromosome A4, carGib1.2-hapl.c, whole genome shotgun sequence genome and harbors:
- the LOC127972841 gene encoding ATP synthase subunit gamma, mitochondrial-like isoform X4 — protein: MLGRASAAVFLPQCGQVRNMATLKDITIRLKSIKNIQKITKSMKMVAAAKYSRAEKSLKPARVYGTGAMALYEKAEIKAAEDKNKHLIIGVSSDRGLCGAIHSSVAKVMKNEIAKLSDAGKEVMVVNVGDKLRGLLYRTHGKHILINCKEVGRKPPTFTDASVIATELLDSGYEFDQGAIVFNRFRSVISYKTDEKPLFSLDTVASSENMGIYDDIDADVLRNYQEFSLVNIIYFGLKESTTSEQSARMTAMDNVILDVSEMIDKLTLTFNRTRQSVITKELIEIISGAAAL
- the LOC127972841 gene encoding ATP synthase subunit gamma, mitochondrial-like isoform X1; amino-acid sequence: MLGRASAAVFLPQCGQVRNMATLKDITIRLKSIKNIQKITKSMKMVAAAKYSRAEKSLKPARVYGTGAMALYEKAEIKAAEDKNKHLIIGVSSDRGLCGAIHSSVAKVMKNEIAKLSDAGKEVMVVNVGDKLRGLLYRTHGKHILINCKEVGRKPPTFTDASVIATELLDSGYEFDQGAIVFNRFRSVISYKTDEKPLFSLDTVASSENMGIYDDIDADVLRNYQEFSLVNIIYFGLKESTTTEMIDKLTLTFNRTRQSVITKELIEIISGAAALN
- the LOC127972841 gene encoding ATP synthase subunit gamma, mitochondrial-like isoform X3, yielding MLGRASAAVFLPQCGQVRNMATLKDITIRLKSIKNIQKITKSMKMVAAAKYSRAEKSLKPARVYGTGAMALYEKAEIKAAEDKNKHLIIGVSSDRGLCGAIHSSVAKVMKNEIAKLSDAGKEVMVVNVGDKLRGLLYRTHGKHILINCKEVGRKPPTFTDASVIATELLDSGYEFDQGAIVFNRFRSVISYKTDEKPLFSLDTVASSENMGIYDDIDADVLRNYQEFSLVNIIYFGLKESTTTEMIDKLTLTFNRTRQSVITKELIEIISGAAAL